Proteins encoded by one window of Salvia splendens isolate huo1 chromosome 7, SspV2, whole genome shotgun sequence:
- the LOC121811414 gene encoding auxin-binding protein ABP20-like, protein MHKLSTLLFSLSILLFVSNASVQDFCVADLTLPAGPAGYSCKSAANVTTADFVFTGLRKGGNTSNIISAAVTPAFDAQYPGLNGLGLSIARLDLAPAGVVPFHTHPGASELLLVVQGTIVAGFVSSFANQVYVKKLEKGDLMVFPQGLLHFQINGGGRTAVAFASFGSANPGLQITDYALFANNLPSMLVEKTTFLDDAQVKKLKSVLGGSG, encoded by the coding sequence ATGCATAAGCTATCCACATTGCTCTTTTCTCTATCCATCCTCCTCTTTGTCTCCAATGCCTCCGTGCAGGACTTCTGCGTGGCCGACCTGACCCTCCCGGCCGGCCCCGCAGGCTACTCCTGCAAGAGCGCCGCCAACGTCACCACCGCCGACTTCGTCTTCACGGGGCTCCGCAAGGGCGGCAACACCAGCAACATCATCAGCGCCGCCGTGACGCCCGCCTTCGACGCCCAGTACCCGGGCCTCAACGGCCTCGGCCTCTCCATCGCCCGCCTCGACCTCGCCCCGGCCGGCGTCGTCCCCTTCCACACCCACCCCGGCGCCTCCGAGCTCCTCCTCGTCGTGCAGGGGACCATCGTCGCTGGCTTCGTGTCGTCGTTCGCCAACCAGGTGTACGTCAAGAAGCTGGAGAAGGGGGACCTGATGGTTTTCCCTCAGGGCTTGCTGCATTTTCAGATCAACGGCGGGGGGAGGACGGCCGTGGCGTTTGCCAGCTTCGGGAGCGCTAACCCCGGCCTGCAGATCACGGACTATGCGCTTTTCGCGAACAATTTGCCGTCGATGTTGGTGGAGAAGACCACGTTTCTTGACGACGCGCAGGTGAAGAAGCTCAAGTCTGTGCTTGGTGGGAGCGGATGA